The following DNA comes from Gammaproteobacteria bacterium.
ATCGATGTTATTAGGTGATCTCCATGGATGTTAATATGCAGTTTATCGGCCTCGACTAAATAAAGAGCTAAACCATTTTGTTTCATCTCTATCATTTGGAATTCGTATTGGCTATATATTCTATTGTGCTCTTTATACACACGCGTGGCGCTCGTTTCAAACACAACTTGTCCAAACTCAACCACATTAAAAGCTAAGTAAACTGGGCAACGATTAATATCAACAATACTTAGTATATTTTCGCTAATACCCAATGCTAGTGCCCAATCCATCGCTAGTTCATTTGGCCGTAACATTGCATTTGTCGGCGATAAGTCAAAGTCTTTAAAAGCAATCGCTAAGTCAAAATCACTGCCCTCAACATCAGTGCCTTGCGCCCTAGAACCATAAAGCCACACGACATCAATATCACTATTTCCTACTGCTAACTGTTTAATCAACGCTAATATTTGTGTTTGGTTTGTCACGGTGACCTATCCTATTTATATTGACCAGC
Coding sequences within:
- a CDS encoding nucleotidyltransferase domain-containing protein, whose amino-acid sequence is MTNQTQILALIKQLAVGNSDIDVVWLYGSRAQGTDVEGSDFDLAIAFKDFDLSPTNAMLRPNELAMDWALALGISENILSIVDINRCPVYLAFNVVEFGQVVFETSATRVYKEHNRIYSQYEFQMIEMKQNGLALYLVEADKLHINIHGDHLITSMEIIQ